A part of bacterium genomic DNA contains:
- a CDS encoding ABC transporter ATP-binding protein encodes MADLRRLAVFLRPYMVQLVGGVSAAVLVAVAWLYVPRYLGEQADRVIQTGSLGILNHAALIVLGIYAFRSICLYVQLSLLAFVGHRLVADLRARIFQRVQRWSLARFAAWHSGEVISRTIQDTQLVEQRLLGGIVDVITTALTLAGIIVMVFLINWRLAVLTFVALPAFVLAARLFGREVHKISARAQRQVASLTALIKESVIGARVIRAFVQEGREEQRFDRENERTFLANYGIRRLIAVEVSLVSLLTALALVLVLWAGAQYVARHEMTPGSLLAFLGYLALAMDPAMSLTRLYSEARQAMAGLERVYELLDVPETVRDSADAIPMPRIAGRVRFTNVSLAYEPDRLALRTITFEVEPGEHVAIVGPSGAGKTSLVNLIPRFYDPTGGTVAIDGHDLRRVRIASLRAQIGLVPQETILFAGTIAENIAYGRPSASRAEIEDAARVANAHGFIAALPRGYDTSLGEDGMQLSGGQRQRLALARAVLLDPAVYILDEATSALDAESEEAIQEAMARLTERRTTFIVAHRLSTVRSADRIIVMLDGRIVETGRHDELASHEGPYSRLVRSQLLEEAAPVPAGTARRAGETPAAAP; translated from the coding sequence ATGGCCGACCTGCGGCGGCTCGCGGTGTTTCTGCGCCCGTATATGGTCCAACTGGTCGGGGGCGTCAGCGCGGCAGTGCTGGTCGCCGTCGCCTGGCTGTACGTGCCCCGGTATCTCGGCGAGCAGGCGGACCGCGTCATCCAGACCGGCAGCCTCGGCATCCTCAACCACGCCGCGCTCATCGTGCTCGGCATCTACGCGTTCCGCAGCATCTGTCTCTACGTACAGTTGTCGCTGCTCGCGTTCGTCGGGCACCGCCTCGTCGCCGATCTGCGGGCGCGCATTTTCCAGCGCGTGCAGCGCTGGTCGCTCGCGCGGTTTGCCGCGTGGCACAGCGGCGAAGTGATCTCGCGCACGATTCAGGACACGCAGCTCGTCGAGCAGCGCCTGCTCGGCGGGATCGTGGACGTGATCACCACCGCCCTCACGCTGGCCGGCATCATCGTGATGGTGTTTCTGATCAACTGGCGGCTCGCCGTGCTCACCTTCGTCGCGCTGCCGGCGTTCGTGCTCGCGGCGCGCCTCTTCGGCCGCGAGGTGCACAAGATCTCCGCCCGGGCGCAGCGGCAGGTGGCGTCGCTCACCGCGCTGATCAAGGAGTCGGTGATCGGGGCGCGCGTGATCCGTGCGTTCGTCCAGGAAGGACGCGAGGAGCAGCGGTTCGATCGAGAGAACGAGCGCACGTTCCTGGCCAACTACGGGATCCGGCGGCTGATCGCGGTGGAGGTGTCGTTGGTCAGCCTCCTCACCGCCCTCGCGCTGGTGCTCGTGCTGTGGGCCGGTGCGCAGTACGTGGCGCGCCACGAGATGACCCCGGGGTCGCTGCTGGCGTTCCTGGGATACCTCGCGCTGGCGATGGACCCGGCGATGAGCCTCACGCGCCTGTACTCCGAAGCGCGGCAGGCCATGGCCGGGCTCGAGCGCGTCTACGAGCTGCTCGACGTCCCTGAGACGGTGCGGGACTCGGCGGACGCGATCCCCATGCCGCGCATCGCCGGGCGGGTGCGCTTCACGAACGTCTCGCTCGCGTACGAGCCGGACCGGCTCGCCCTGCGCACCATCACGTTCGAGGTGGAACCGGGCGAGCACGTCGCCATCGTCGGGCCGAGCGGCGCCGGCAAGACCAGCCTCGTGAACCTCATCCCGCGCTTCTACGATCCGACCGGCGGGACGGTGGCGATCGACGGCCACGACCTCCGGCGCGTCCGGATCGCCTCGCTGCGCGCGCAGATCGGACTCGTGCCGCAGGAGACGATCCTGTTCGCCGGCACCATCGCAGAGAACATCGCCTACGGCCGGCCGTCGGCGTCGCGCGCGGAAATCGAAGACGCGGCGCGGGTGGCCAACGCGCACGGCTTCATCGCCGCCCTGCCGCGCGGCTACGACACCTCCCTCGGCGAGGACGGAATGCAGCTCTCGGGCGGGCAGCGCCAAAGGCTCGCGCTCGCGCGCGCCGTGCTGCTCGATCCGGCCGTCTACATCCTCGACGAGGCGACGTCCGCCCTCGACGCGGAGTCCGAGGAGGCGATCCAGGAGGCGATGGCCCGGCTCACCGAACGGCGCACGACCTTCATCGTCGCCCACCGCCTCTCCACCGTGCGCAGCGCCGACCGCATCATCGTCATGCTGGACGGCCGGATCGTCGAGACCGGGCGCCACGACGAGCTGGCGTCGCACGAAGGACCCTACAGCCGGCTCGTCCGCAGCCAGCTGCTCGAAGAGGCGGCGCCCGTGCCGGCCGGAACCGCGCGCCGCGCGGGCGAGACGCCGGCGGCCGCCCCTTGA
- a CDS encoding glycosyltransferase family A protein gives MSLTASVITPTRNRAAMVAGCLRYLSEQTLAPDRYEILVVDDASTDETRGVIEAAVRTSRCAVRPFFLTERKGVPGARNHAIRQARGDVIVFVDSDNFAAPTYLAAHLAIHEAHPKAVGRGPVILTRSIDRPFAVRAGILDLSTAYFDTDNASVRRTHLDRAGLFDEVFYPYGWEGLDLGFRLRKLGLRRFYRRDAALYHYHEEVSPGSLDGLLRKEADRARTAWLFYEKHPTLEARFALQFTPFHLALNSVQRLFGLVGPENVEGWVRRADRAGMPGLGRLLLSGVLNAHYLAHLLENGQMRPGSRAHGN, from the coding sequence TTGAGCCTCACCGCGAGCGTCATCACCCCGACGCGCAACCGGGCCGCGATGGTGGCCGGTTGCCTGCGCTATCTCTCCGAGCAGACGCTCGCGCCCGATCGCTACGAGATCCTCGTCGTCGACGACGCGTCGACCGACGAGACGCGCGGCGTGATCGAGGCCGCGGTCCGGACATCCCGCTGCGCGGTGCGGCCGTTCTTCCTCACCGAGCGCAAAGGCGTGCCGGGAGCGCGCAACCACGCCATCCGGCAGGCGCGCGGGGACGTCATCGTCTTCGTCGACAGCGACAATTTCGCGGCGCCGACGTACCTCGCGGCGCATCTCGCGATCCACGAGGCGCACCCGAAGGCGGTCGGCCGCGGCCCCGTCATCCTCACCCGGTCGATCGACCGGCCCTTTGCGGTCCGCGCCGGGATCCTCGACCTGTCGACGGCCTACTTCGATACGGACAACGCGTCGGTGCGGCGCACGCACCTCGACCGGGCGGGCCTGTTCGACGAGGTGTTCTATCCGTACGGCTGGGAAGGCCTCGATCTGGGATTCCGCCTGCGCAAGCTCGGCCTGCGGCGGTTCTACCGCCGCGACGCCGCCCTCTACCACTATCACGAGGAGGTCTCACCCGGCAGCCTCGACGGTCTGCTCCGGAAAGAGGCCGACCGTGCGCGGACCGCGTGGCTGTTCTACGAGAAGCACCCCACGCTCGAGGCGCGCTTCGCGCTGCAGTTCACGCCCTTTCACTTGGCGCTGAACTCGGTGCAGCGGCTCTTCGGCCTCGTCGGGCCCGAGAACGTGGAGGGATGGGTGCGCCGGGCGGACCGCGCCGGCATGCCGGGCCTCGGGCGGCTGCTCCTGTCGGGCGTGCTGAACGCCCACTACCTGGCGCACCTGCTCGAGAACGGTCAGATGCGCCCCGGGTCGCGCGCGCATGGAAATTAG
- a CDS encoding glycosyltransferase: MEISVVIPTYNNRDVLRETVRHLRGQTLAADLYEIVVVDDGSTDGTAQMLDELAAQPGAAVRRVSQANRGRSAARNLGVRTARGRIVVFLDSDLWAAPTLLAEHHGHYPPGAARRGVQGRTVTHPESRVTPFMLVKEMTPDLTIRRRRDLSPFHVTTRNCSMLREDVLDAGGFDETFSGYGWEDIELAIRMHERGTRFEYEPRALGHHHHVEDLMGVREKLRQAGVGAVYFWRKYRRAARIGIFLEIASFMLPVKWLVYRTPLIAPWIWWIVPRAEKRRWLLILNECYSFLLWDAFYEGVFRALRTPDPTPDGAVSPGAVRPATGRGDVTYVTPATGRTEESAR; this comes from the coding sequence ATGGAAATTAGCGTCGTCATCCCCACCTACAACAACCGCGACGTCCTGCGGGAAACGGTCCGGCATCTGCGCGGGCAGACGCTGGCCGCCGATCTTTACGAAATTGTCGTCGTCGACGACGGCAGCACCGACGGCACGGCCCAGATGCTCGACGAGTTGGCCGCGCAGCCGGGCGCGGCCGTCCGCCGCGTGAGCCAGGCAAACCGCGGACGCTCCGCCGCGCGCAACCTCGGGGTCCGGACGGCCCGGGGCCGGATCGTCGTCTTTCTCGATTCCGACTTGTGGGCCGCCCCGACGCTGCTCGCCGAGCATCACGGCCACTACCCGCCCGGCGCCGCCCGGCGCGGCGTCCAGGGCCGGACGGTCACACATCCCGAGTCGCGCGTCACCCCGTTCATGCTGGTCAAGGAGATGACGCCGGACCTCACGATCCGGCGGCGCCGCGACCTCTCGCCCTTCCACGTGACGACGCGCAACTGCTCGATGCTGCGGGAGGACGTGCTGGACGCCGGCGGGTTCGACGAAACGTTCAGCGGGTACGGTTGGGAGGACATCGAGCTCGCGATCCGGATGCACGAGCGCGGGACCCGGTTCGAGTACGAACCGCGGGCGCTCGGCCACCACCACCACGTCGAAGACCTGATGGGCGTGCGCGAGAAGCTCCGGCAGGCGGGCGTCGGGGCGGTCTACTTCTGGCGGAAATACCGCCGGGCGGCGCGGATCGGCATCTTTCTCGAAATCGCGTCGTTCATGCTGCCGGTGAAGTGGCTGGTGTACCGGACGCCGCTGATCGCGCCGTGGATCTGGTGGATCGTGCCGCGGGCGGAAAAGCGCCGGTGGCTCTTGATCCTCAATGAATGTTACAGCTTCTTGCTCTGGGACGCGTTTTACGAGGGCGTGTTTCGGGCGCTTCGCACGCCGGACCCGACACCGGACGGCGCCGTGTCGCCCGGGGCCGTGCGGCCCGCGACCGGCCGCGGCGACGTCACCTATGTAACGCCGGCGACGGGACGGACGGAGGAGTCGGCCAGGTAG
- a CDS encoding glycosyltransferase family 39 protein produces the protein MWAAAVLAAAVVLTFYRLGAGTLWDQDETKYAQVAREILQTGDPITLHVNGAPWYVHPPLYMWLTAATGRIAGFSTLTVRLWSGVFSVTAVYATMLLGRALFNARTGILAGAVLAVTFHFLVQSRLAVFDTVLLAFMLLAAYAAVRGYQTGRRRDYLRFFILAGLATLTKGPIGLVLPGLAMAAFVSGRRAWGRWREVPWAAGLVLYAVIGLSWYAAEAALHGGTFVRTVLGYYGVGRFFGVVENQAGPWYYYLPILVIGGFPWTAFWPAAAVWHWRRRREDGSLFVLLWCGIVIVFYSLAQTKLPNYVLPVYPLAAVGVAAMWDGVLDRAPQTRAGWLVISAVLLGVVVAALEAGIGRYLGHLYPQQYREFSRVLIPPAVALAAGVAVAIALLVTGRRAGALAALCAAMALTWLGVIRWVMPLVETQKPMPVAARAIAAAWRPGDRILGYRLDIYSSLIYYSGHRVEWLDTPLELANDACLPGRAFIVIAASERARVALPTGLARLTGRDGIDVLVKPAGLKCP, from the coding sequence GTGTGGGCCGCGGCCGTGCTGGCGGCCGCCGTCGTTCTCACGTTCTACCGGCTCGGCGCGGGAACGCTGTGGGACCAGGACGAGACGAAGTACGCGCAGGTCGCGCGCGAGATCCTCCAGACCGGCGACCCGATCACCCTGCACGTGAACGGCGCCCCGTGGTACGTGCACCCGCCGCTCTACATGTGGCTGACCGCGGCGACCGGCCGCATCGCCGGCTTCAGCACCCTCACGGTGCGGTTGTGGTCCGGCGTGTTCAGCGTGACGGCGGTGTACGCGACGATGCTGCTCGGCCGCGCGCTCTTCAACGCGCGGACCGGCATCCTCGCGGGCGCGGTGCTCGCCGTGACGTTTCACTTCCTCGTGCAGTCCCGTCTCGCCGTGTTCGACACCGTGCTGCTCGCGTTCATGCTGCTCGCGGCGTACGCGGCCGTGCGGGGCTACCAGACCGGGCGTCGCCGCGACTATCTCCGATTTTTCATCTTGGCCGGGCTCGCCACGCTGACGAAAGGCCCGATCGGGCTGGTGCTGCCGGGTCTCGCGATGGCGGCGTTCGTCTCGGGGCGCCGCGCCTGGGGGCGGTGGCGCGAAGTCCCGTGGGCGGCCGGGCTCGTCCTGTACGCCGTGATCGGCCTGTCCTGGTACGCCGCCGAGGCGGCGCTGCACGGAGGAACCTTCGTTCGAACGGTGCTCGGCTACTACGGCGTCGGCCGGTTCTTCGGCGTGGTCGAGAACCAGGCGGGGCCGTGGTACTACTACCTCCCCATTCTCGTCATCGGGGGATTCCCGTGGACCGCCTTTTGGCCCGCGGCCGCGGTCTGGCACTGGCGGCGCCGCCGCGAGGACGGCAGCCTCTTCGTGCTGCTCTGGTGCGGCATCGTGATCGTCTTCTATTCGCTCGCGCAGACGAAGCTGCCCAACTACGTGCTGCCGGTCTACCCGCTCGCCGCGGTCGGCGTGGCGGCGATGTGGGACGGGGTGCTCGACCGCGCGCCGCAGACGCGCGCCGGGTGGCTCGTGATCTCCGCGGTGCTGCTCGGCGTTGTCGTCGCCGCGCTCGAGGCGGGCATCGGCCGCTACCTCGGTCACCTGTACCCGCAGCAGTACCGCGAGTTCAGCCGGGTGTTGATTCCGCCCGCCGTCGCGCTTGCCGCCGGCGTCGCGGTCGCGATCGCACTGCTGGTCACCGGGCGCCGGGCCGGCGCGCTCGCGGCGCTGTGCGCCGCGATGGCCCTGACGTGGCTCGGCGTCATCAGGTGGGTCATGCCGCTCGTCGAGACGCAGAAGCCGATGCCCGTCGCGGCCCGGGCGATCGCTGCGGCATGGCGGCCCGGCGACCGCATCCTCGGATACCGGCTGGACATCTACTCGTCGTTGATCTACTACTCGGGGCACCGCGTCGAGTGGCTGGACACGCCGCTGGAACTGGCCAACGACGCGTGCCTGCCGGGCCGGGCGTTCATCGTCATCGCCGCGTCGGAGCGGGCGCGCGTCGCGCTTCCGACGGGTCTCGCGCGGTTAACGGGGCGTGACGGGATCGACGTGCTCGTGAAGCCGGCCGGCCTCAAGTGCCCGTAG
- a CDS encoding lipid-A-disaccharide synthase-related protein, with protein MTPRLLIVSNGYGEDLEAAQIVRALPPGRVQVAAFPLVGLGHAYPAGVELLDPRRDFPSGGFGLRAGWRSMWEDVRAGWVAFWRRQRQTLRAQRGRAGLVLAAGDVYCLGMAAAAGGPTVYLALPKSEYVAPHSPLERSLIRRYAARVFARDEVTADALRRQGIAAAYVGFTLMDTLALTGERFGLADTRPVVTVLPGSKPPAFDNLVLLLRAMDLAAARLTPAPAVLVAWPPNLAPERLRRTVEAAGGAWTDPRHFRMGPLDVTVDSAHFADALARGALVLGMAGAAHEQAAGLGKPIVAFPGTGPQFTPAFLAEQQRLLGDALVAVASPEEAAAAVLRLLRDPAERERRGRVGRDRQGGPGGAAAIARYLLERLAA; from the coding sequence GTGACGCCGCGTCTGCTGATCGTCAGCAACGGCTACGGCGAGGACCTCGAGGCGGCGCAGATCGTCCGGGCGCTGCCGCCGGGCCGCGTCCAGGTGGCCGCCTTCCCGCTCGTCGGCCTCGGCCACGCCTATCCCGCGGGCGTGGAGCTCCTCGATCCGCGGCGCGACTTTCCAAGCGGCGGCTTCGGCCTCCGCGCCGGATGGCGCAGCATGTGGGAGGACGTGCGGGCGGGCTGGGTGGCGTTCTGGCGCCGCCAGCGGCAAACGCTGCGCGCGCAGCGGGGACGGGCGGGGCTCGTGCTGGCGGCGGGCGACGTCTACTGCCTCGGCATGGCCGCGGCGGCCGGCGGCCCCACCGTGTATCTCGCGCTCCCGAAGTCCGAGTACGTCGCGCCGCACTCGCCGCTCGAGCGGTCGCTGATCCGGCGGTACGCCGCGCGCGTGTTCGCACGGGACGAGGTCACGGCGGACGCGTTGCGCCGGCAGGGCATCGCGGCGGCATACGTCGGCTTCACGCTGATGGACACGCTCGCGCTTACGGGCGAGCGGTTCGGCCTCGCCGACACCCGGCCCGTCGTCACGGTCCTGCCGGGCAGCAAGCCGCCCGCGTTCGACAACCTCGTCCTGCTGCTCCGCGCGATGGATCTCGCGGCGGCCCGGTTGACGCCCGCGCCGGCCGTGCTGGTCGCCTGGCCGCCCAACCTCGCGCCCGAACGCCTGCGGCGGACGGTCGAAGCGGCGGGCGGCGCGTGGACGGACCCTCGGCATTTCCGGATGGGTCCGCTCGACGTGACGGTCGACTCCGCGCACTTCGCCGACGCGCTCGCGCGGGGCGCTCTGGTCCTCGGCATGGCCGGAGCGGCGCACGAGCAGGCGGCGGGGCTCGGCAAGCCGATCGTGGCGTTTCCGGGGACCGGCCCGCAATTCACGCCGGCGTTTCTCGCGGAACAGCAGCGCCTGCTCGGCGACGCGCTGGTCGCGGTGGCCTCCCCCGAGGAGGCCGCCGCGGCGGTCCTGCGCCTCTTGCGTGATCCGGCGGAGCGCGAGCGGCGGGGACGGGTCGGCCGTGACCGGCAGGGCGGTCCGGGTGGCGCCGCCGCGATCGCCCGGTATCTCCTCGAGCGGCTCGCGGCCTAG